ACGGTTCAACGTCAGTTCCGGATCACCGCCAGTTGTGAGATGCAGCTCATAGCTCGGGGACCAGCCGATATTGCCTGCCCCCTCAGTCAGATAGTCCAAACGAATTGAGGTCGCACCCGCAGCGGCCGCCTCAACTGCGACCTCAATATAAAGGCGGTCATCATCCTCTGTCGTAAGAGCCGCAAGCGCGGCGCGCGCCTCGGTCAGGTTCTCCTGCAAGGTGGCGAGCGCTTGCTCTTTGCTGCGGGCATCAGCCTCGGCATCAACAATCTGGCGGTGATTTTCGGCGGCACGACGGCTGATCATCAGGGAGATATCAGCAAGCGCGGAGGCATCCGTGCCCACAAGCCCGTCATTGTTGCCAAGCTGCTCCAAAAAATGAATAGAGCTGCGCGCCGCATGGGCCGCGGCCCGGGCGCGCGCGGCCTCATCTTCCACCGCAGCGATCTGTGTTTCGATCTCATCTATCCGCGCCTCGGCGGCCTCAATCTCCGGTGTCGAAGCATCACGCGGCGGAACAAACTCATCTCGCACCCGGGTACTGATGCGGCGGGCACCGTCTATTTGAACCTGCAGGCTCGCCGTCTCCGCACTTCGCGGCACCCCTTGCAGGATCAGCTCATGTCGTCCCTCAGGCAACACTACGTCGGCGGTTCGGGTAATCTGTGCCAATCCTGGATACAGCGTGACCGCTGCGACCTGGCTGTCCACTTGTATCACGTCCGAAACCGCAGCTGAGGCAATATGTGTGGTCACGGCAAGCGTCGCGCTAAAGGTGAAAATTGAAAAAGCAGATCGCATAATCTCTCTCGACTGATGAACATTGCGGGACAATACCCCACCTGTCATCGAACCTAGAGACGCACGCGTGATGTTACCAGTTTCATTGGCGAAAGCCTGCGCATTACTCTCTCGACTCTGAGACTTCTCAGATATGTTCTGGCAAAGGTCCGCCGAAACGGGTTTCCAGTTCCACCCCCGGATAGCCCAGAAACCGACAGGTGCAGATTTCAACATGGCTATGGGCATCCCGCAGGCGAATGCGCCCGTCCTTCCGCTCCAGGTAGAATCCCTTGCTGCGCAGTGCGCGGATCAGATCCAGCCAATTCTTTGCGGTGCGGAAACTCTCGCTCAGGACCATTCTCAGCTGTGCTGCCATCTCTGCGTCCAACCGCGAGCTATTACGCGCGGTGGCCCAAGCACTTTCGCCCGCGCTTATGTACTCACCCGCTGTGATATCTTGCGTTGATCGTTTTTCCATCATGATCTTGTCCCCCATTTACCGTTGTCTAACCCCCATCAGACTAGTGGTATCAAGGCTGGCAAGAACAGCTGTACAAACGGTAAAGGGGCCGCCTCTTTCGAAGCAGCCCCCTACCTGAATGGATAGGTTTTTAGCCTTTTTTTAGAACTTCACGCCCCAGAAGCTCCGCGATCTGAACCGCATTCAGAGCAGCCCCTTTGCGCAGGTTATCGCTGACACACCACAGGTTCAGACCATTATCCAAGGTCGAATCCTGACGGATGCGGCTGATGAAGGTTGCGAAATCACCGACACATTCGACAGGCGTCACGTAGCCGCCATCTTCGCGCTTGTCGATCACCATGATGCCAGGTGCCTCACGCAGGATATCGCGCGCCTCGTCTTCATCAAGGAAGTCTTCGAATTCGATGTTGATCGCTTCGGAGTGACCAACAAAGACCGGCACGCGTACACAGGTCGCTGTCACCTTGATCGAGGGGTCAATAATCTTCTTGGTCTCGGCGACCATCTTCCACTCTTCTTTGGTCGAGCCGTCGTCCAAGAAAACGTCGATGTGCGGGATCACGTTGAAGGCGATCTGCTTGGTGTAGACACTCGGCGGCACGTCCTGTGTCGGGTTATAAACCGCTTTGGTCTGATCCCACAGTTCGTCGATCGCATCTTTGCCGGAGCCGGACACCGACTGATAGGTGGAGACCACAACGCGCTTGATCTTGGCACGATCATGCAGCGGCTTCAGCGCAACGACCATCTGCGCGGTGGAGCAGTTGGGGTTGGCGATGATGTTCTTCTTGGCATAGCCGTGCACCGCCTGCGGATTTACCTCGGGCACGATCAGCGGCACGTCGTGATCATAACGATAAAGCGACGAGTTATCGATGACGACACAGCCGGCCGCAGCCGCTTTCGGTGCGTATTTCTTGGTGGCGTCGGAGCCAACAGCAAACAGCGCCATATCCCAACCCGCAAAGTCGAACGTGTCCAGATCCTGGGTCGTCAATGTCTTGTCGCCGAATGTGACTTCGGTGCCGAGGGATTTGCGGCTCGCCAGAACTGCAATCTCATCCACAGGAAACTGGCGCTCCGCCAGAATGTTCAGCATTTCGCGACCCACGTTGCCCGTGGCGCCCGCGATAACGACGCGATAACCCATTTTGTTTCTCCAATTGTATCCGGCCTCGTGACCGGCTGCGGTGTCTTATCGGGAAAGCCCGCGCGAGGGAAGGCTAGATCAATCCAAGCTGTCGCGGCTGAGCAGATATATTGCGCACCCGGCCGCCAGAAACGCGAGGAGGAAACCAAAAATGACAAAATACGGTAAGGAAAGCTCCGCTCCGGTTGTTTCCGCATGCAGACGCCCACTGGCGAACTGCATGATTCCCACACCGCCAATGCCAAAGAAGTTGAGCATGGTCACTCCCCGCCCCACCAGATGCGGCGGCACAAAGGCACGTCCCTGCGCCAGAATGACCGGGAACGCCGCACCGAAGAAACCGACGGCCGCCATCAGAGCCACCACCAGCGGCACCGGCCCGTCGATGTACAACATCAAGCCACCCAGCGCTGCGCAGGCCAGAAGATTGCCACCAAGCACCACACCTTTGCGTGTCCCCAAAAGCCGATCCATCGGCCCATAGGCAAAGGTGCCGAGAATCATCGCACCCCCCATCACCAGACTGGCCACCCCAATCGCCTCGGAACCAAGACCAAAGACATCGCTCATATAAGGGCCGATCCACAGGCCTCGCAGCGCTGCCGATGGCGCATAGGCCACAAACATCATGATGAATATCGGCCAGAGCACCGGCATGCGCAGAATATCCAGCACTGAACCCTTGGGGCCGTCGCTGACCTCAACCCGCGCGGGGTCCTTCACTGTCAACGCAATACCAAGCGCTACCGCAGTCGAGATCCCCGCAAGCCCAAACAATGTACCGCGCCATCCCAGTACCTCAACCGCAAGCGCCGTTGGATAAGACGCCACCAGATTCCCAAGGGAGCCAACACCAAGCATCAGGGCCGCCAATGTCGCAAAGCGGCGCGGCGGATACTCGCGCGCGAATATGTAATAGGACGCCATGAGGACGGGCGAACATCCTACCCCGATCAGGACCATCGCAAAGCTGATGTGAACCGGCTGGCTGGCCAGCGCAAACACCAATGCCCCGCCGCCCCCGCCGAACAGCAACAACGCCGCAGCGGTACGGCTTGGCCCGATACGGTCCAACGCCCACCCCACCGGCAACTGCATGACGGCGAAGGTCAGGAACCAAAGTCCGGAGGCAAAGGCAAGATCCTCAGGCGAGGCGCCTAGGTCGGTTTGCAGAGCAGAACTGAGCACCGCCAGAAATGCGCGAAAGAACTGGCTGAGCACATAGCCCAGACATAAGATGATCAGCCCCGCCTGCATGAAATCCCCCGAATGAGATGCGCGGCCCCGGCAGATGACCTGGGCCAGAAATTCTGATCGGTCCACAGTGGCGATTTCGCACCAATTCACAAGAGCGCGAAACCACTTAGCCGTGATTGGTCGTGCGTCACAGCCGCACTAGGCTATGGTACCTACAGGATGAACGGATCGCATATGACACAGGATGGTTTCTACCACAGCCTCTCGCCCAGCCGCGATTTTGCCGGTTTGACACGGGCTGGCGCGTTTACCCCACTGCCCAGAGACTGGATGGTGGGCTGTTGTGATATCGTCAATTCCACGGATCTCATCGCATCCGGGCGCTACAAGACGGTGAATACCATCGGAGCCTCGGTTATCGCAGCCATGATAAACGCATTGCAGGGTGTGCCTTTTCCCTATGTGTTTGGCGGTGACGGGGCCTCCTTTGCGGTTGGTCCTGAACATGCCGATATTGCCCGTGACACCTTGGCTCGGTTGCGCAGCTGGGCCAGTGCTGAGTTTGACATTGACCTGCGCGCGGCACTGCTACCGGTGTCCTGGATCAGGGCCGAAGGGCTGGATGTTGCTGTGGCCCGCTATGCCGTATCCGAAGCCGCTGACTACGCGATGTTCGCAGGCGGTGGTTTGAACTGGGCCGAACGACAGATGAAGCTCGGCGGCTTTGAAGTGCCGCCCGCCCCGCTGCCCGATCCACCGGACCTGACCGGCCTGTCCTGCCGCTGGAATACAATCCCAGCCCGCAACGGCCTGATCCTTTCGGTGGTAGTGCAACCAGAACCAACGGCCTCCGCCAAGGATTTTGCAAAGATTGCCGGCGATATTCTCGCCGTGGCGGATAAGCTGCAACGCAATGGTCATCCGGTACCAGAAGGGGGGCCAAGCTTCAGTTTCCCGCCGCCAGGTCTGACACTTGAGGCCAAAATCTCACGCGGGAAAACCGCTCTGATCCTGCGCAAGGCCCAGCTGTTTATTCAGACAACATTGGCGGCGTATGCCCTTAGCCGAAAACGCCCGCTTGGCAGTTTTGATGCGCAGCATTATCGCAGGATGCTGGTGGCCAATGCCGATTTCCGAAAGTTCGACGATGGCCTCAAGCTGACGCTCGACTGCCCGCCACAAGTGCGCGACGACATTACGCGGATCCTGGAGAAAGCTGCGACCGCCGGTCATGCACGATACGGGCTCCACGAACAGGATGAGGCGCTGGTAACCTGCATTGTTCCATCGGTAATGCGCGACGATCATGTCCACTTCATCGATGGTGCATCTGGCGGCTATACCCAGGCCGCGCTGCGGATGGCGGCCTCAGACCGAGCAACGGCCTGAGACCCACCCTGGGCCGCCGCTCAACTACAGATCTCAGACCGGTTGGAAGTTGCCGCTTCGCGGTTCATAGCATTCCAACCCACCTTCGCCGATATCAGTCCAGAGGCCGTGCAGGCTCAATGTGCCATCACGTACGGCATTGTCGATGAACGGGAATGTCATCAGATTTTCAAGCGATGCCACAACTGCCTGACGCTCGAACTGACGCGCCTGTGTATCGGTATCCTCGATGTCCTCAACCAGCGAAAATTTCGGCTTCAGGATATCCATCCAGCGCCCGACAAAGCTCTCCTTGGCATCCAGTGCAGGTGCGTGACCTTTGCACATATCAATACAGCCCTGTACGCCGCCGCATTGTGAATGACCCAATACGATCAGATGCGCCACTTTCAGAACAGTGACAGCGTATTCGACCGTCGCACTGGTCCCGTGGTGGTCGCCATCCGGCTGATAGGGCGGCACCAGATTCGCGATATTGCGGTGGATGAAGAACTCACCCTGGTCGGCGCCGAAAATCGAGGTGACATGCACCCGGCTGTCACAGCAGGAGATAACCATTGCGCGCGGACGCTGGCCCTCACTGGCAAGCCGCCGGTACCAACCCTGATTTTCGCTATAGGTCGTGGCTTTCCACCCGTGATAGCGCGTCACCAGATAGCTGGGCAGGGGTTTTGCAAATTGCATCTGTTGTTCCTCGATTGACCTCTGGCAGGTCTGTTACCAAGGATTGTTAGCAAATTCGAGAGATTTGACCACCCGCTTGGAAACCTTTTGACAACTTCTGAGGCCCAAGTTTGGCCCGTGCCGTGGGGGCATGAATATATGGGGTTTAATGTGGTGGCTCAAATACTCACTGTAATACACAAAGAAAACGTGCGTCTGGATTCCGACAAATTGTCGGACCTCTATGCGCAACTTGGCGAAGCAGGGGCCGAAGATGTGGTCTGTCGCGCAATTGAAGAACTGGCTGTGCGCCTGTCTCACTGCGAGCGGTTGTGGCGGCAAAACGATATGGCCAACCTGCGTAAAAGCGCGCGATCGCTGATCGCTATCGCTGATCAGATCGGAATGACGGCTATGGCGCGGGTCGCCCGTGACGTGACCGGGGCAATTGATATCAACGATTTTGCCGCGGTGTCGGCGACCCTGTTCCGACTGATGCGGATTGGAGAACGGTCCCTGACTGCCGTCTGGGAGCAGCAAGACCTTTCTGTCTGACACGTGATCCTGGGGGGACACTTGCTCAGATCAGTCTGACAGCGGATCTGCCGCCGACGGAGCCAGTCTCCACCTGTCAGAACCAAGGTAGACTGCATACCGCCTACTGGTTTTGTTGTGACGTGTGTGATGCGTCCGGGCTCTTTTCGGGGCCCTCATTGGCGTTGCAGCCACAACAATTCGCGAACGGCACCCGCTGGAAACGGCGGGTCACCCGGCAATTGCAGGGCTTGCAGGCAGCGCTGTGACGGATACTGTGACGATCAAATCGCCCCCCGAGCCGGAGTATCCTGTTATGCCCTCTGCCAAGCATCCTGCCTTTGCCAAACCGGACACTGCAAGCATCGCTTTGCACGTGCTGGATCAGGACAGCTGCGAGGGCTGGCTGGCCAAGGCACCGGCTGAGACTGCGACCTGGGCGCGCGCCAACGGGTTTAACGGAGCCGTCGGGCAGATCCTCACCCTCCCCGACAAGGATGGTCATCCAAGGCAAGCATTGGTTGGATATGGTACGGAGAAAGACCGCGCGCGGCGCAGATTTATCCTTGCCGGTGCAGTGTCCAAGCTGCCCAAGGGCACATATCATCTCGTCGAAGGCATCGCACAACAGGACCGCTCAGCAGAGTGTCTGGGTTGGCTGCTCGCCCAGTACCAATTTGATCGCTACAAAAAAGGGCGAGACACCGAGACACATCTGATCGCGCCCGAGGATATTGATGGCGCCCGGATCGAAGCCCTCGCTGCCGGGGAATTCCTGACACGGGATCTAATTAACACACCCGCAGCAGACATGGGTCCGGCTGAACTGCAGGACGCGGCACAGGCCCTTGCCGACCAGCATGGCGCAAGCCTTGATGTGATCGCAGATCAGGATCTTCTGACGCAGAATTTTCCGATGATCCATACCGTCGGCCGCGCCTCTGATCGCCGCCCGCGCTTGCTGGAGATGCGCTGGGGTAGCACTGGTCCCAAGCTGACACTTGTCGGCAAAGGGGTCTGTTTTGACACCGGCGGACTGAACCTCAAACCCGGCAGCAGCATGGGGTTGATGAAAAAGGATATGGGCGGCGCGGCCAATGTGATGGGACTGGCTCATATGATCATGGCGCTGAAGCTGCCCGTCGAGTTGCGTGTGCTGATTCCGGCGGTCGAGAACAGTGTCTCTGCCAATGCGTTTCGCCCCGGCGACGTGCTGACCGCCCGCAACGGGTTGACCGTTGAAATCAACAATACCGATGCCGAAGGCCGGCTGGTTCTGGCCGATGCGCTGGCCTATGCTGCGGAGGACACGCCGGATCTATTGATTTCCATGGCAACACTGACAGGGGCGGCCCGCGTCGCCGTCGGTCCGGATCTCGCGCCGTTTTATACCGATGATGACGCCGATGCGGATGCCGTCGGCACGGCAGCAGCTGCGGTCGCCGATCCGGTCTGGCGCATGCCCTTCCACGCGCCCTATGAGGCGATGATCGAACCCCAGATCGCCGATCTGGACAATGCGCCCAGCGGCGGCTTCGCCGGCTCAATCACCGCAGCCCTGTTCCTGCGCCGTTTTGCCGGAGAACACCGCTATATGCACTTCGATATCTATGGTTGGACCCCCAGCGCAGCCCCAGCGCGTCCCAAAGGCGGCGCATTGCAGGGTGCGCGCGCAGTTTTCGAAGCGTTCCCTCAGATGCTGAAACTCTGAGGCATACGATGATGGATCCTCGCCGCACGCCCGCAAACGACCGCGTGATCGCCGCACATCTGGCGTTGGATGCCGACGGCAGGCACATCGCCGAGGGGCAATCTGCACAGGTTTGTCGGCCCGTGGTAAATCTCCTGCGACGCCCAGATGGACCAAGAGACCGGCAGCTGCTGCTGGGGGCTGAAGTCACCATCTATGATGACCATGACGGTTGGGCATTCATACAGGCTGCTGCAGATCGCTATGTCGGCTATGTCCCGACCTCCTCGCTTGAGCAGTCCCCCGAGCCGGTCACGCATCAGGTCTGCACCCCGGCGACCCATGCCTACAGCGCGGCAGATATGAAATCCGCAGATCTCTGCGGCCTCAGCCATGGCAGCAGGCTGCGTGTGTTCAGCTTCGACGGAAAATTTGCCGAAACAACTCAAGGCTACGTTCCCCGGCATCATCTGCGGCCGATTTCACAAACCGACAGAAATCCGGTCGCCGTTGCACAGCTTTTCATGGGGACTCCTTATCTATGGGGCGGCAACAGCCGCTGGGGCATCGACTGTTCCGGTCTGGTTCAGGCGGCGATGCTGGCCTGCGGGGTGGACTGCCCCGGTGACAGTGACCAGCAGGAACTTGAGTTGGGCGACAATATCCCGCTTGGCAACACAGCGGTGCCCACCGATCTGCAATCGGGTGACCTGCTGTTCTGGAAGGGGCATGTGGCGCTGATACAGGACCCCGAAACCATGATCCATGCAAACGCCTATCATATGGCCGTCGCATTGGAGCCTGTTGCTGATGCCATAGAGCGGATCATGTCACAGGGAGATGGACCGGTCACCGGCCATCGGCGCGTCACCCTCTGAGACACAGCCCGCCGCCATGCGGCCGAGTGTCAGTTCTTCAGGTCACTGATCTGATCAGCTTACGCTCAAGCACACGCAGCACCATTCGCAGATCATGTCCACGTTTCAGGATCTGACCATCCATGCCGACAACCGCGTATTGTCCTTGCCGGTTGCGCAGCTTGGGCCGCTTTTCGATCCGGTACAACGGGTGCTCAGCGGTACGGCGAAACACCGAAAATACAGCCAGATCCCGTAGGGTGGAAATGCCGTAGTCTCGCCATTCCCCGGCGGCAACCATACGACCATAGAGCGACAGGATCACCGAAAGTTCGGTACGGTGAAAGGCAACCTGCTGCGGGTCAGAAAACGATGAGAAGGGCTGCACTTGGTCAAAGCTCATATCAACAGGGTCGCGCCAAACAGGCCGTAAATCAAGCATTATTGCTGATCGACCATGCTGCGCCGCACTCAGGACGACGAAAGTTCGGGAACGACAGACCGCGTATCCAGCCCAATGATCTGCTCAAATGCCGCCCGACCCGGCGTCGTCAGCAACAGGCCCCGTTTGACGGACTGGCGCTTCACCCAGCCCGCGTCCAGCGCGTGAGACAGGAGCTGACGCCCCAAGGGGCCAGAAATATGCAGGCGCCGTTCCGTCCAGTCCATACAAGGGCGGGCAAATGGCTGCTTTCCCGGTCGGCCAGGCAGCACCACACCAAGCCTGTCCCATTCTGCCGCGGGGATCACCTCAAACCCACCGTTGCGCTCAACCAGAAGGCCCAGCTCAACGAAACGTCCAGTCATCGCAACAGCCAGCGGACCCGCAAAATGGTCATAGCAGCTACGGAGCGGTGCCAACTGACCCGCCTTTCGCTGCTGTGCGCGATGCAGATGATCCGACGGCGCAATCGCTGCCAGCTGTTCGAGGGTATGTGCCACCTCCGCACTGGCCAACCGGTGAAACACACAGCGCCCGCGCTTTTCGGAGACCACCAGACCTGCGGACTGCAACATCTGCAAATGTGCGGTGGCGGTGGGCGGGGTCACACCTGCGGCTGAGGCCAATTCCTTGTTGGTGTACGACCGCCCATCCAGCAATTCGCACAACATACGGGTGCGGCTGGCATCGGCCAATGCCTGGCCCAGGATATCAAATCGTGGCGTACTCATGAACATAGACTAACCCGGCGTCTGCGATCAGGCCCAGTACAAACGTTTCGCTCACTGTCGAACCATCCGCGTTGGCAGTCTGTTTGCACGTTAACCGCGATCTAACCCGATCCGCCTAACCTGTCCGCATTGCAGCACATCTGACCAGGGAAGCAGCAGGCGATGACACCCCACCTGACAAGGGAAAACACCCAACCGGCACGGGCCGTTGCAGGGAGTCGTAACAACTGCCAGCTTCTGATACCTATGTTCGCGATCATGAGCGGCCTGTTGCTGATGGCTGTATTCCTATTGCTCGCGGGCAGGGTTGAGGCAGAAAGCCCACCACCGAACAAATATGTCGCCCAGCGCATCGCTCTGATGAGCAGCCAGAAAAAGGCGCTTCAGGATCTCACTGCAATGACGCGGGACTATATCGCGTTTGATCGATCCAGCGCACGTGCAGCGCGACGTGCCCTGATCCGGTCAACACGTCGTATTCCGCGCCATTTTCGCCGCGACGTGACCGATCTCTCGTCCCACGCGCGTGGTGGCATCTGGACGAATTGGGCTGATTTCAAACGCCATGCCGATGATGCTGAAAAAGCAGCGCACGCCCTGAACATCCGCTCTGCTTCAGGACTAAGACGCAGTTTGCCAAGGCTGATCTCCGCCTGTCATAATTGTCACCAGATCTATCGGGACACACCGAGGGAATTCACCACCCACTAGGGGTAATCAGCGGGCCGTTTCCTCAGTCGCGACAGGCGCGCCATAACGGGCGAGGAATGTGGTGATCGCCGCATCGACAACCCGCTCCCGCTCCTGCGGTTCGATCTCAGCCTCGATATTGAACAGCAAGCGCAAGAACATATCCGCGCGGCACAGCTCGGCGAACTGATCCGCGGCCAGATCCAGATCGTTGATCCGCAATTCCCCGCGCGACGTCGCCTCCGCCAGATACTCTCGCAACTGAGCCCGAATGGTCGCAGGGCCGCTTTCGTAAAATCGACGCCCCAGATCGGGAAACCTGTCCGCCTCGGCAACACAGATGCGAAACATTTTCACACCGAACTCCGACAGGATCACCGAGAGGATATGATGACCCGCCTCGCGCAGCGCCGTCTCGGGATCGCAGCAACCGGACGCAATGGTCACCGCGGTATCCGCCTGACGGGCACAGCCGTGGCGGGCAACCTCCATAAACAGTAGCCGCTTGTCTGGAAAGTAGCTGTACAGCGTCGCCTTGGAGACACCGGCTTTGCGGGCGATATCGTCAACGCTGGCGCCTTCGAACCCGTGAGCCATGAATACATCCCGTGCGCCCTGAAGCACCTGATCGTATTTGCGGCCCTTACGGGGAATGGCGGCTGGCTGGTTCATCCATACTCTCTGCTGTGGCGTCGGGCGCGACCGAATATGTCGCAGTTCTGGGGTCCAATCTACACATTCGCAAATGAGGTCAAGCAGTGCCTCACACCCATCTGTAACACCTTGGTAGCCTGTGAGTTAGCGTTCTGCGCGCTCAAGGGAAATAAACTCGTCCTTAGAACGTTGCGACACAGACATCACCTCGGCGACCAACGCCCCTCTGCACCAGACGCATCAGCGCCGCAGTGCCCGTCGGGCATGGCATTGCGGGGGAGGACAAATGCAGGGGCCGATGCCGGGCCAAACACTCACGCCAAGCGGAGACAGAACCCTCTTCCCGCGTTGGTCAATTCAGGTTACCAATTGGCGCAATGCTCGACATATTTCTGAGAACACTTCCGTTTTTCGCAATTATTGGCCTTGGGTATTGGGCCGGGCGCAGCCGTTTTTTCTCCGAGCAGGCGACTGCGAGCCTGACCAAATTTGTCTTCTACTTTCCACTGTCGGCAATGATTTTTCGGTTTGCCGCCAATTTGTCCTTCTCCGAAATCTTCGACCCCCGACTGATCTTAGGTTACCTGCTGGGCACGATGGCGGTCTATATCCTGACCACCGCGGTCGCACTTCTGCGGCGTCTCGATATGCAGACTGCCGCAGTTGAGGCGCAATGCGCGGCGATCGGCAATGTCGGCTTTCTTGGTTTGCCGATGATGGTTCTGCTGTTCGGTCCTGCCTCAGTAGGACCAATGATGCTGATCCTCAGCGTTGATCTGGTGGTGTTCTCCTCCCTGATTGTGGCTCTGATAAATGTCGGGCGCGGCAGCGGGTTCGGCGGCGATACGCTTCGGCTGGTTGGGCGAGGGCTGCTGCAGAACCCGATGATCCTGTCAATTTGCGCGGGGTTGATATGGTCAGCGCTGGCCCTGCCGATTCCGACTCCTGCCAATGCGTTTCTGTCGTTGCTCGGCGATGCCGCAACACCGGGGGCGCTCTTTGCCATTGGGGCTTCTCTGGCCTCCAAATCTGCTGAGCGGGTACAGATCGCCAGCTGGCTCAGTTTTGCCAAACTGGTGCTGCACCCGGCTGCTGTCGCGCTCTGTCTCCTGCTGCTGATCCCGGTCGACCCCTATGCCGCCGCGGTCGCAATTGCCGCCGCAGCTCTGCCGGTTGCCGGCAATGTCTACATGCTGGCCCAGCACTATGGCGTCGCGCCGCATCGTGCCTCCGCCGCAATACTGCTCTCCACGACCCTCTCCATCCTGACACTGCCAATGGTGATCGCCTGGGTTTCGGAGCTAACGCTACCCTAACACAGGCCAAGCGCCCTGATAGGCGAATTGAGCAGCACTTGGGGCCATCAGAGACCGCAGTCTTCAGGTTTTTGCAATCATATGTCGCAAAAACAGGGGCCGGGGACGCGCAGTCACTGGACGCTATGCCCCACCAAAGGTAGCGATAGACCAACACAGAAACAAAGGAGTCGCCCCATGGAAACCGTCTCGGAAAATGCCGCCTTCGGAGGCGTGCAAGGCGTCTATCGTCATGCCAGCAGCAGCACCAACTGCGACATGACCTTTGGGCTGTTCCTGCCGGAGGAGGTCGCCGACGGCCCAGTACCGCTGCTGTGGTATCTCTCCGGGCTGACCTGCACCCATGAAAACGCGATGACCAAGGCCGGAGCCCAAGCCTGGTGCGCCGAACAAGGCATCGCCATGGTTTTCCCCGACACTTCCCCCCGTGGCGAAGGGGTCGCCGATGATGAGGCCTACGATCTGGGCCAGGGCGCCGGTTTCTATGTGAATGCCACGCAGGCCCCTTGGGCGCCGCATTTCCAGATGTGGGACTATATCACCGAAGACCTGCCCGCCCTGCTTGGCGAGCGGTTTGCGCTGGACATGGACCGTCAGTCGATCACCGGTCACTCAATGGGCGGACATGGGGCGCTGACGATGGCGATGAGCCTGCCGGGTCGGTTCCGGTCGGTGTCAGCCTTCGCACCGATCTGTAACCCCTCAGCCAGCGACTGGGGTCGCAAACAGCTGACCGCATACCTCGGCGCGGACGAGGCGGCGTGGGCGCGCCACGACGCCACCCTAATGATGCAGGATAGCGGCTTTGACGGACCGATCCTGATCGACACCGGCACATCCGATCAATTCCTCGACCTGTTGAAACCGGAGGCTCTGGCCCAGGCTGCGGCGGCCCGCCGTCAGCAGGCCGTCCTGCGCATGCAGCCGGGATATGACCACAGCTATTTCTTTGTCTCCACCTTCATGGAGGACCATGTGTCCTTCCA
The nucleotide sequence above comes from Phaeobacter inhibens DSM 16374. Encoded proteins:
- a CDS encoding aspartate-semialdehyde dehydrogenase; this encodes MGYRVVIAGATGNVGREMLNILAERQFPVDEIAVLASRKSLGTEVTFGDKTLTTQDLDTFDFAGWDMALFAVGSDATKKYAPKAAAAGCVVIDNSSLYRYDHDVPLIVPEVNPQAVHGYAKKNIIANPNCSTAQMVVALKPLHDRAKIKRVVVSTYQSVSGSGKDAIDELWDQTKAVYNPTQDVPPSVYTKQIAFNVIPHIDVFLDDGSTKEEWKMVAETKKIIDPSIKVTATCVRVPVFVGHSEAINIEFEDFLDEDEARDILREAPGIMVIDKREDGGYVTPVECVGDFATFISRIRQDSTLDNGLNLWCVSDNLRKGAALNAVQIAELLGREVLKKG
- a CDS encoding MFS transporter, producing MQAGLIILCLGYVLSQFFRAFLAVLSSALQTDLGASPEDLAFASGLWFLTFAVMQLPVGWALDRIGPSRTAAALLLFGGGGGALVFALASQPVHISFAMVLIGVGCSPVLMASYYIFAREYPPRRFATLAALMLGVGSLGNLVASYPTALAVEVLGWRGTLFGLAGISTAVALGIALTVKDPARVEVSDGPKGSVLDILRMPVLWPIFIMMFVAYAPSAALRGLWIGPYMSDVFGLGSEAIGVASLVMGGAMILGTFAYGPMDRLLGTRKGVVLGGNLLACAALGGLMLYIDGPVPLVVALMAAVGFFGAAFPVILAQGRAFVPPHLVGRGVTMLNFFGIGGVGIMQFASGRLHAETTGAELSLPYFVIFGFLLAFLAAGCAIYLLSRDSLD
- a CDS encoding DUF3095 domain-containing protein; protein product: MTQDGFYHSLSPSRDFAGLTRAGAFTPLPRDWMVGCCDIVNSTDLIASGRYKTVNTIGASVIAAMINALQGVPFPYVFGGDGASFAVGPEHADIARDTLARLRSWASAEFDIDLRAALLPVSWIRAEGLDVAVARYAVSEAADYAMFAGGGLNWAERQMKLGGFEVPPAPLPDPPDLTGLSCRWNTIPARNGLILSVVVQPEPTASAKDFAKIAGDILAVADKLQRNGHPVPEGGPSFSFPPPGLTLEAKISRGKTALILRKAQLFIQTTLAAYALSRKRPLGSFDAQHYRRMLVANADFRKFDDGLKLTLDCPPQVRDDITRILEKAATAGHARYGLHEQDEALVTCIVPSVMRDDHVHFIDGASGGYTQAALRMAASDRATA
- a CDS encoding carbonic anhydrase — translated: MQFAKPLPSYLVTRYHGWKATTYSENQGWYRRLASEGQRPRAMVISCCDSRVHVTSIFGADQGEFFIHRNIANLVPPYQPDGDHHGTSATVEYAVTVLKVAHLIVLGHSQCGGVQGCIDMCKGHAPALDAKESFVGRWMDILKPKFSLVEDIEDTDTQARQFERQAVVASLENLMTFPFIDNAVRDGTLSLHGLWTDIGEGGLECYEPRSGNFQPV
- a CDS encoding leucyl aminopeptidase family protein → MPSAKHPAFAKPDTASIALHVLDQDSCEGWLAKAPAETATWARANGFNGAVGQILTLPDKDGHPRQALVGYGTEKDRARRRFILAGAVSKLPKGTYHLVEGIAQQDRSAECLGWLLAQYQFDRYKKGRDTETHLIAPEDIDGARIEALAAGEFLTRDLINTPAADMGPAELQDAAQALADQHGASLDVIADQDLLTQNFPMIHTVGRASDRRPRLLEMRWGSTGPKLTLVGKGVCFDTGGLNLKPGSSMGLMKKDMGGAANVMGLAHMIMALKLPVELRVLIPAVENSVSANAFRPGDVLTARNGLTVEINNTDAEGRLVLADALAYAAEDTPDLLISMATLTGAARVAVGPDLAPFYTDDDADADAVGTAAAAVADPVWRMPFHAPYEAMIEPQIADLDNAPSGGFAGSITAALFLRRFAGEHRYMHFDIYGWTPSAAPARPKGGALQGARAVFEAFPQMLKL
- a CDS encoding C40 family peptidase; translation: MMDPRRTPANDRVIAAHLALDADGRHIAEGQSAQVCRPVVNLLRRPDGPRDRQLLLGAEVTIYDDHDGWAFIQAAADRYVGYVPTSSLEQSPEPVTHQVCTPATHAYSAADMKSADLCGLSHGSRLRVFSFDGKFAETTQGYVPRHHLRPISQTDRNPVAVAQLFMGTPYLWGGNSRWGIDCSGLVQAAMLACGVDCPGDSDQQELELGDNIPLGNTAVPTDLQSGDLLFWKGHVALIQDPETMIHANAYHMAVALEPVADAIERIMSQGDGPVTGHRRVTL
- a CDS encoding DUF2794 domain-containing protein, with protein sequence MSFDQVQPFSSFSDPQQVAFHRTELSVILSLYGRMVAAGEWRDYGISTLRDLAVFSVFRRTAEHPLYRIEKRPKLRNRQGQYAVVGMDGQILKRGHDLRMVLRVLERKLIRSVT